From Verrucomicrobia bacterium S94, the proteins below share one genomic window:
- a CDS encoding iduronate-2-sulfatase, with protein sequence MNMNRRTVIGTLLLSLACGAGAAEKPNILFIAVDDLRPELGCYGSEIAISPNLDRLASEGLLFNRAYCQEPICGPSRASLMCGARPDSIGVVENYAHFRELNPDIVTLSQHFMNNGYETTQIGKIFHSEKFADWEHSWSRRPMKLNVKRPVVGNPYAEPENRKIFKETKDYLEKKYWVGVGKTGLVHGPAYEFADVPDNAYRDGYNADVAVAEIKQLAEGDKPFFLGVGFYKPHLEFIAPKKYWDLYDHNAIPLAGHTTAPKDGAAMGLHASFELRVRSDIPKSGDIDDELARNLKHAYLGCVSYIDAQIGKVLQALDEAGVRDNTIIMVWGDHGWHLGDMGIWGKATNYEIATRVPLLIWTPDMPAGSRGKTTDALVELVDMYPTLCELAGLELPKHLDGESFVPLLDDPERPWDQVAFSQFPNPALREWAANPLMPQMRETFFGPLIEEVEQRIIKQQGDKWDRDLFENHLMGYAMRTDRYRIILWKDVRHPEAEPVFVELYDHETDPHETVNVAQQNPETVNALIRQFNAAL encoded by the coding sequence ATGAATATGAACAGACGTACTGTGATCGGAACACTTCTTTTGTCTCTGGCCTGTGGGGCCGGAGCGGCCGAAAAACCCAATATTCTTTTTATCGCCGTTGATGATCTGCGGCCGGAGCTGGGATGCTACGGTTCGGAAATCGCCATCAGTCCGAATCTGGACCGGCTTGCCTCAGAGGGACTGCTGTTCAACCGGGCCTACTGCCAGGAACCGATCTGCGGTCCATCGCGGGCCAGTCTGATGTGCGGAGCGCGGCCGGACTCCATCGGTGTGGTGGAAAACTATGCTCATTTCCGTGAGCTGAATCCCGACATCGTAACGCTTTCACAGCACTTTATGAACAACGGCTATGAAACCACGCAGATCGGCAAGATTTTCCATAGCGAAAAATTTGCCGACTGGGAGCATTCCTGGAGCCGCCGTCCAATGAAGCTCAATGTAAAACGGCCGGTGGTCGGCAATCCGTATGCCGAGCCGGAAAATCGTAAAATTTTCAAGGAAACCAAAGATTATCTGGAGAAGAAATACTGGGTGGGCGTTGGAAAAACCGGTCTGGTTCACGGCCCGGCCTATGAATTTGCCGATGTGCCGGATAATGCCTATCGCGATGGGTACAACGCTGACGTCGCTGTCGCGGAAATTAAACAGCTGGCTGAAGGTGATAAACCGTTTTTCCTGGGGGTCGGTTTTTATAAGCCGCACCTTGAATTTATCGCACCGAAAAAATACTGGGATCTGTATGATCACAACGCCATTCCGCTGGCCGGGCACACCACAGCACCGAAAGACGGTGCTGCCATGGGACTGCATGCCTCGTTTGAACTGCGAGTCCGTTCCGATATTCCGAAATCCGGCGATATCGATGACGAACTGGCCCGGAATTTGAAACATGCTTATCTCGGCTGCGTCAGTTATATCGATGCGCAGATTGGTAAAGTGCTTCAGGCTCTGGACGAAGCCGGTGTGCGCGATAATACCATTATTATGGTCTGGGGGGATCACGGCTGGCACCTCGGCGATATGGGCATCTGGGGCAAAGCAACCAACTATGAAATTGCCACACGCGTTCCGCTGCTGATCTGGACACCGGATATGCCGGCCGGAAGTCGGGGAAAAACCACCGATGCACTGGTGGAGCTGGTGGATATGTATCCGACACTCTGCGAACTGGCAGGTCTTGAACTGCCGAAACATCTGGATGGCGAAAGTTTTGTTCCGTTGCTGGATGATCCGGAACGGCCGTGGGATCAGGTCGCATTCAGTCAGTTTCCGAATCCGGCACTTCGTGAATGGGCGGCCAATCCGTTGATGCCGCAGATGCGCGAAACCTTTTTCGGTCCGCTGATTGAAGAGGTCGAACAGCGCATTATTAAACAGCAGGGCGATAAATGGGATCGTGATCTCTTTGAAAATCATCTGATGGGCTATGCCATGCGCACCGATCGTTATCGCATTATCCTGTGGAAAGATGTGCGGCATCCCGAAGCGGAACCGGTTTTTGTGGAACTCTACGATCACGAAACCGATCCGCATGAAACCGTCAATGTTGCACAGCAGAATCCGGAAACGGTCAACGCGCTTATCCGTCAGTTCAACGCCGCACTTTAA
- a CDS encoding AraC family transcriptional regulator, producing the protein MSLVQSGAIFDALSFPVHVDRVEDRELRIDELHRHEYFEFLYVKKGSLVCRFKSRTEILKQGEILIIKPYVLHRLDDQEKAVCCSYFCSFLPQAVDLNIQSLEMLQQSESPNVYYFKSLMSLVEKESAAVKMELAREVRQSMEHVLELLKVHSHTSSEKSHALCRFYFLELMALMSEQHDRALESRRTVKQEVSVSVSKCMQGLRAVLNYIHDHYDEELTLEAMARMCGTAEPYFCRLFKNETGSTFMNYLNGLRIRKACELLRDSSDNALEICYQVGYSNYPRFSRQFKKNTGQSPVEFRREVCRGRGKYWKPSLAK; encoded by the coding sequence ATGAGTCTGGTACAATCAGGTGCGATATTCGATGCGTTGTCTTTCCCGGTGCACGTGGACCGGGTGGAAGACCGTGAACTGCGGATCGACGAGCTGCACCGCCATGAATATTTCGAGTTCCTTTACGTGAAAAAAGGATCGCTGGTCTGTCGGTTTAAAAGCCGGACGGAAATCCTGAAGCAGGGAGAGATTCTCATTATCAAGCCCTATGTGCTCCATAGGCTGGACGATCAGGAAAAGGCGGTCTGCTGTTCCTATTTCTGCAGCTTCCTGCCGCAGGCGGTGGATCTGAATATCCAGTCATTGGAAATGCTTCAGCAGTCGGAGTCTCCGAATGTCTACTACTTTAAATCACTGATGTCGCTGGTGGAGAAAGAATCAGCGGCCGTGAAAATGGAGCTTGCGCGGGAAGTGCGGCAATCCATGGAACACGTTCTTGAACTGCTCAAAGTCCATTCGCATACTTCCTCGGAAAAGAGCCACGCCCTGTGCCGTTTTTATTTTCTGGAACTGATGGCGCTGATGTCGGAACAGCATGACCGTGCGCTGGAGAGCCGGCGAACGGTGAAACAGGAGGTCAGTGTTTCGGTATCGAAATGCATGCAGGGACTGCGGGCGGTGCTCAACTATATTCACGATCATTATGATGAGGAACTGACGTTGGAAGCCATGGCCCGTATGTGCGGTACGGCGGAACCTTATTTCTGCAGATTGTTTAAAAATGAAACCGGTTCCACGTTCATGAATTATCTTAACGGTCTGCGCATTCGTAAGGCCTGTGAACTGTTGCGCGACAGTTCCGATAATGCACTGGAAATCTGTTATCAGGTGGGCTACAGCAACTATCCGCGTTTTTCGCGGCAGTTCAAAAAGAATACCGGCCAATCCCCGGTTGAATTCCGGCGCGAAGTGTGCCGCGGGCGCGGAAAGTACTGGAAACCTTCTCTGGCAAAGTAG
- a CDS encoding tRNA-dihydrouridine synthase family protein — translation MSSPSPTLILAPMRGITTMHYRRAFVRHFRGLDIEMAPFIPTVNAERINPKLLKDVLPENQSGLPMIPQVIGNNADDFVQMNIALADLGYTEVNWNLGCPHKPIRKKRRGSGLLPHPDTVDIILNEVCERSPVSVSVKVRLGVSDKSELLQLIPVLNQFPLNEVIIHPRTAEQMYEGHVDLDAFEQAFQALEHPVCYNGDINDPAFFQSLKKRFPTIQRYMLGRGLLANPFLCEQIKEDPISHIIMYEKHISRIRDFHDDLVSQYESALHGDHPVLGKMKEFWSYQATHLSNGRKMFKKLKKAQKLNTYKAIVSEFLADAEWQA, via the coding sequence ATGTCCTCTCCCAGTCCCACTTTAATTCTGGCCCCGATGCGCGGCATCACCACCATGCACTACCGTCGCGCATTTGTCCGCCATTTCCGGGGACTGGATATCGAGATGGCTCCATTCATCCCGACGGTTAACGCCGAACGCATCAATCCGAAACTGCTCAAAGATGTTCTTCCCGAAAACCAGTCCGGACTGCCCATGATCCCGCAGGTCATCGGCAACAATGCCGACGATTTTGTGCAGATGAATATCGCCCTGGCCGACCTCGGCTACACCGAAGTCAACTGGAATCTGGGCTGCCCCCACAAACCCATACGCAAAAAACGCCGGGGCTCCGGCCTTCTGCCTCATCCTGATACCGTCGACATCATTCTCAACGAAGTTTGCGAACGCAGCCCGGTAAGCGTATCAGTGAAAGTACGGCTCGGCGTTTCCGATAAATCAGAACTGCTGCAACTGATTCCCGTACTCAATCAATTTCCGCTCAATGAAGTCATTATCCATCCCCGCACGGCCGAACAGATGTACGAGGGCCACGTCGACCTCGACGCCTTCGAACAGGCTTTCCAGGCGCTGGAACACCCCGTTTGCTACAACGGCGACATCAACGATCCGGCGTTTTTCCAATCCCTGAAAAAACGATTTCCGACGATTCAGCGCTATATGCTCGGCCGCGGACTGCTCGCCAATCCCTTCCTCTGCGAACAGATTAAAGAAGATCCGATTTCACACATTATAATGTATGAAAAACATATTTCCAGAATCCGGGATTTTCATGATGACCTTGTTTCACAATACGAATCCGCATTGCATGGTGATCATCCTGTACTTGGAAAAATGAAAGAATTCTGGAGCTATCAGGCCACCCATCTCTCCAACGGCCGAAAGATGTTCAAAAAGCTTAAAAAAGCACAGAAGCTCAATACCTATAAAGCGATCGTTTCCGAATTCCTCGCCGATGCGGAATGGCAGGCCTGA
- the eda gene encoding bifunctional 4-hydroxy-2-oxoglutarate aldolase/2-dehydro-3-deoxy-phosphogluconate aldolase → MIFPEDMIRRLEKTGIVAGFSIEKTEHAVPLANALLEGGIEAIELTFRTPTALDALKAIADQVPEMLIGVGTILTPEQVQQVKEAGAHFAVSPGMNPRVILTAIDAGVPFAPGIATPSDLEAAIELGCRFVKFFPAEASGGIPYLRSMSAPYKHLGMQYFPLGGMNSVNMTDYLKEPNVPAIGGSWIVKQDLVNAGDWETITARAAEVIETAQKGLKQE, encoded by the coding sequence ATGATCTTTCCTGAAGATATGATCCGGAGACTGGAAAAAACCGGCATCGTGGCCGGTTTCTCCATCGAAAAAACCGAACATGCCGTACCGTTGGCCAATGCCCTGCTGGAAGGAGGCATCGAAGCCATTGAACTGACTTTCCGTACTCCGACGGCACTGGATGCATTGAAAGCGATTGCCGATCAGGTTCCGGAAATGCTGATCGGTGTCGGAACCATTCTGACCCCGGAACAGGTGCAGCAGGTCAAAGAAGCCGGGGCACATTTTGCCGTTTCGCCGGGGATGAATCCGCGTGTAATCCTGACGGCCATCGATGCCGGCGTTCCCTTTGCTCCCGGCATTGCCACTCCGTCCGATCTCGAAGCCGCCATTGAACTGGGCTGCCGGTTTGTAAAATTTTTCCCGGCCGAAGCTTCCGGTGGAATCCCCTACCTGCGCAGCATGAGCGCGCCCTACAAACACCTCGGTATGCAGTATTTTCCGCTGGGCGGAATGAATTCCGTAAATATGACGGACTATCTCAAAGAGCCTAACGTTCCAGCCATTGGTGGTTCATGGATTGTTAAACAGGATCTCGTAAATGCCGGTGATTGGGAGACCATCACAGCCCGCGCCGCAGAAGTGATTGAAACCGCACAAAAAGGATTGAAACAGGAATGA
- a CDS encoding IS110 family transposase, which translates to MKHELTLIAVDVSKESLDVLKKEITAIEKRIRELINSDESLSACLSCLTAIKGVGEVSAWMIMAFLGEITMLSRNELVALAGVAPYNRDSGRFKGKRKIKSGRAKVRKALYMATGTAAMYNPVIKAYTDGLQSRGKPYKCAMVAGMRKMLIHMQSELRKAEIKVEL; encoded by the coding sequence ATGAAACATGAATTAACCCTGATTGCGGTTGACGTTAGCAAAGAATCGCTGGATGTCCTGAAAAAAGAAATCACAGCCATTGAGAAGCGCATCCGGGAACTGATCAACTCCGATGAGAGTCTGTCGGCCTGTTTATCCTGTCTCACTGCCATCAAAGGCGTTGGCGAAGTTAGCGCATGGATGATCATGGCCTTCCTCGGTGAAATCACGATGCTCAGCAGAAATGAACTCGTTGCTCTCGCCGGCGTTGCCCCCTACAACAGAGACAGCGGCAGATTTAAAGGAAAGCGAAAAATCAAAAGCGGGCGTGCGAAGGTCAGAAAAGCGCTGTATATGGCGACCGGAACTGCAGCGATGTATAATCCTGTAATCAAAGCCTATACCGATGGACTCCAATCGCGCGGGAAACCCTATAAATGTGCAATGGTCGCAGGGATGAGGAAAATGCTCATCCACATGCAGTCCGAACTTAGAAAAGCAGAAATAAAGGTTGAGTTATGA
- a CDS encoding aldehyde dehydrogenase family protein — MSETMYPMLINGEKITTRKSFDVLNPATGQILGQAPEIDADNIQYVLKSAKAGFQIWSAKTPAERKSLILNYADLLAANSERIIELLIAETGKPRDNAEYDFGMLNNCLRFFVEEYERLDQPVLHDPDGRFLHYIQRQPLGVAVGMLAWNFPLLNVAYKIGPVLAAGCSAILKPSSYTPLASLEVAYLAKEAGIPDGVINMITGTDHNITKGLLSSDIPSMVTMIGSTRAGLEVMNSSTTSIKHFSVELGGNAPVVVYPDADVVDAANKTVDLKFANCGQVCVSPNRCFVHESVYDEFVSAARERASSIEMGPLVSDKARRYVLGLVESAVADGAEIVCGGKAVEGGGFFMEPTILSNVVPKMKVAYEEIFGPVLPIIKYTDADDEIALANDTVYGLAAYVFTSSLSNGLRAARDIQTGSVCVNEPHYSVQLPHGGLKQSGLGKDCSRYSLEEYLTLKRVSVLIDK; from the coding sequence ATGTCGGAAACAATGTATCCCATGCTGATCAACGGAGAAAAGATCACCACACGAAAATCGTTTGATGTCCTCAATCCGGCCACCGGCCAGATTCTCGGGCAGGCTCCGGAAATTGATGCAGACAACATTCAGTATGTGCTGAAGTCGGCGAAGGCCGGCTTTCAAATCTGGTCGGCTAAAACCCCGGCGGAACGTAAAAGCCTTATCCTGAACTATGCCGATTTGCTGGCTGCGAACAGTGAGCGTATTATCGAACTGCTTATCGCCGAAACCGGAAAACCGCGTGATAATGCGGAATACGATTTCGGTATGCTGAACAACTGCCTCCGCTTTTTCGTCGAAGAATATGAGCGTCTCGATCAGCCTGTTCTTCACGATCCCGACGGCCGGTTTCTGCACTACATCCAGCGTCAGCCGCTCGGCGTAGCCGTCGGTATGCTGGCCTGGAACTTTCCCCTGCTGAACGTCGCCTACAAAATCGGCCCCGTTCTGGCGGCCGGCTGTTCCGCCATTCTCAAACCGTCCAGCTATACTCCGCTCGCCTCCCTGGAAGTCGCTTATCTGGCCAAAGAAGCGGGCATTCCGGACGGCGTCATCAACATGATCACCGGTACCGACCACAACATCACTAAAGGGCTGCTCAGCAGCGATATCCCATCCATGGTCACGATGATCGGTTCCACCCGTGCCGGACTGGAAGTCATGAATTCCTCCACCACCAGTATCAAACATTTTTCGGTCGAACTCGGCGGCAACGCACCGGTAGTCGTTTATCCGGATGCCGACGTTGTTGATGCGGCAAACAAAACCGTGGATCTGAAATTCGCCAACTGCGGACAGGTCTGCGTATCCCCGAACCGCTGTTTCGTGCACGAATCGGTTTACGATGAATTTGTGTCCGCTGCGCGGGAACGCGCCTCCTCCATCGAAATGGGTCCGCTCGTTTCCGATAAAGCACGCCGGTATGTTCTCGGCCTCGTGGAATCTGCGGTGGCTGACGGAGCGGAAATCGTCTGCGGTGGAAAAGCCGTGGAAGGCGGCGGCTTCTTTATGGAACCAACCATTCTTTCCAACGTCGTTCCCAAAATGAAAGTGGCTTACGAAGAAATTTTCGGTCCCGTTCTGCCAATCATAAAATATACGGATGCCGATGACGAAATCGCTTTGGCCAATGACACCGTTTACGGGCTCGCCGCCTACGTGTTCACCTCCAGCCTTTCCAATGGACTGCGTGCCGCGCGCGATATCCAGACCGGCAGCGTTTGTGTAAACGAACCGCACTATTCCGTTCAGCTCCCGCACGGGGGACTGAAACAGAGCGGTCTCGGCAAAGACTGTTCGCGCTACAGTCTGGAGGAATATCTCACTCTCAAACGCGTATCGGTACTGATCGATAAATAA
- a CDS encoding mandelate racemase/muconate lactonizing enzyme family protein gives MIECIRTYRLQHKLDESFGFSQWHYDTRNQLLVEIIDESGAVGWGECYGPATITQNAIDTFYAPLLLGWDPLKNEAAWQHCWRSSLDFAMKGPMMGAISGIDMALIDLKGKLLKVSVSELMGGRLRDTVECYATGMYFRRQPEEQLLETILQEAGIYVRNGYKAMKIKVGKNMAFDKRMAIAFRETFPEIRLMADSNHAYDLPEAIEIGHVLEEHDYKWFEEPLSPIHPELFRQLSDKVNIPIATGECEQTRYGFQNLLKHGGVQIAQPDLAYCGGPTEALKIRSIAASMGINTIAHCWGTQLNLASAVHFLATTYIEPGRAEITQPLLERDLTPNPMRDEMYAVEVEIENGTAKVPAVPGLGVEPDRIVLDHYCVQKTEKTHVGNNVSHADQRRKDHHTKIV, from the coding sequence ATGATTGAATGTATTAGAACGTATCGACTTCAGCACAAACTGGATGAATCCTTCGGATTCTCGCAGTGGCATTACGACACCCGCAACCAGCTGCTCGTTGAGATCATCGACGAATCGGGAGCGGTCGGATGGGGCGAATGCTACGGTCCGGCTACCATCACCCAGAACGCCATCGATACTTTTTACGCTCCGCTACTACTGGGATGGGATCCGCTGAAAAATGAGGCCGCCTGGCAGCACTGCTGGAGGTCTTCGCTCGATTTCGCCATGAAAGGCCCCATGATGGGCGCCATCTCCGGCATCGATATGGCACTGATTGACCTTAAAGGAAAACTCCTCAAAGTTTCTGTTTCCGAACTGATGGGCGGTCGTTTACGTGATACTGTTGAATGTTATGCAACAGGCATGTATTTCCGACGGCAGCCTGAGGAGCAGCTGCTCGAAACCATTCTTCAGGAAGCCGGCATCTATGTCCGCAACGGCTACAAAGCCATGAAAATAAAAGTCGGTAAAAATATGGCTTTCGATAAAAGAATGGCGATCGCCTTTCGCGAAACCTTTCCCGAAATCCGCCTGATGGCCGACTCCAACCACGCCTACGATCTGCCGGAAGCCATCGAAATCGGGCATGTGCTCGAGGAGCACGACTACAAATGGTTCGAAGAACCGCTTTCCCCGATTCATCCGGAACTCTTTCGCCAGCTGTCAGACAAAGTGAATATTCCCATCGCAACCGGAGAATGTGAACAGACCCGTTACGGTTTTCAGAACCTGCTGAAACACGGTGGTGTTCAGATTGCCCAGCCCGACCTTGCCTACTGCGGCGGCCCCACCGAAGCGCTTAAAATCCGCAGTATTGCCGCTTCAATGGGCATCAACACCATTGCCCACTGCTGGGGCACACAGCTCAACCTGGCCAGTGCGGTTCATTTTCTGGCCACCACCTATATTGAACCGGGACGAGCTGAAATAACACAGCCTCTGCTTGAACGAGATTTAACCCCCAACCCGATGCGTGACGAAATGTATGCCGTGGAAGTGGAGATCGAAAACGGAACTGCAAAGGTTCCTGCCGTTCCCGGTCTCGGCGTCGAACCCGACCGCATTGTGCTGGATCATTATTGTGTACAGAAAACGGAGAAAACCCATGTCGGAAACAATGTATCCCATGCTGATCAACGGAGAAAAGATCACCACACGAAAATCGTTTGA
- a CDS encoding sulfatase, with protein MNLKVLFICLLFTGTAWAAPRPNILVIMCDDLGYADVGFNGAEDIKTPHLDRLADAGTICTSAYVAHPFCGPSRMGLMTGRYPHEYGGQFNHPPYQEGLTEYDDLGVPIEETLISEVLRKAGYFTGAIGKWHLGTADYAHPNARGFDDFYGFVGGGHQYFPEKYEPAYQRQKKRGVERINEYLHPLEHNGKAVQGKGYLTDELTGEAVRFLNEAADKKEPFFLYLAYNAPHAPMEATPEDLAVFSDILNPKRRTYAAMVYAVDRGIERIVETLKKNDQFEDTLIIFLSDNGGKPSLGASNKPLRGRKGDTWEGGYRVPMMWHWPGKIPAGKVDFPVSSLDFYPTFAALAGGRIPAGKELDGENIFQALKTNENPRKGEMIFAARHRSSYTDIAARRDDWKVTKYGNQPWRLYNITEDPGETNDLASQYPERVQEMVKMAEKWGDSHAEPLFFHAAGQRDAWAKFNMPNFDRDFVPAVGAPLLVPPTHITDLPNTAESASPGVKLKKGDSTLEQYIAREKIKWESNGWVWNQDAVIDTFRQIDVNGDGVISGAEKKSFWSKEK; from the coding sequence ATGAATCTCAAAGTATTGTTTATCTGTCTGCTGTTTACAGGAACCGCATGGGCTGCACCGCGCCCGAATATTCTGGTGATCATGTGCGATGATCTGGGTTATGCCGACGTCGGATTCAACGGGGCCGAAGACATCAAAACTCCGCATCTTGACCGGCTTGCCGACGCCGGTACAATCTGCACTTCGGCCTATGTTGCTCATCCGTTCTGCGGCCCGAGCCGTATGGGATTGATGACCGGTCGTTATCCGCATGAATATGGCGGCCAGTTCAATCATCCGCCGTATCAGGAGGGACTGACGGAATATGACGATCTCGGTGTTCCGATCGAGGAGACGTTGATCAGTGAAGTGCTCCGGAAGGCGGGTTACTTTACCGGAGCAATTGGAAAGTGGCATCTGGGTACGGCCGACTATGCGCATCCGAACGCACGCGGTTTTGATGATTTTTATGGATTTGTCGGCGGTGGACATCAGTATTTTCCTGAAAAATATGAACCGGCGTACCAGCGGCAGAAAAAAAGAGGCGTTGAACGGATTAATGAATATCTTCATCCGTTGGAACACAATGGAAAAGCGGTACAAGGAAAAGGGTATCTCACCGATGAACTGACCGGGGAAGCTGTCCGCTTTCTCAATGAAGCCGCCGATAAAAAAGAACCTTTCTTTCTCTATCTGGCCTATAACGCACCGCATGCGCCAATGGAAGCCACGCCGGAGGATCTCGCTGTTTTTTCGGATATCTTAAATCCGAAACGGCGGACCTATGCGGCCATGGTGTATGCCGTTGACCGGGGAATTGAACGCATTGTGGAAACGCTTAAAAAAAATGATCAGTTTGAAGATACACTGATTATTTTTCTGAGCGATAACGGTGGGAAACCGTCGTTAGGTGCTTCGAACAAACCGTTGCGCGGACGCAAGGGGGATACCTGGGAGGGTGGTTACCGTGTGCCGATGATGTGGCATTGGCCCGGTAAAATTCCGGCAGGGAAAGTGGACTTTCCGGTTTCGTCGCTGGATTTCTATCCCACCTTTGCGGCCCTGGCCGGCGGGCGGATTCCGGCGGGCAAGGAGCTGGATGGGGAAAATATTTTCCAGGCATTGAAAACCAATGAAAATCCCAGAAAAGGGGAAATGATTTTTGCAGCCCGGCATCGCAGTTCCTACACCGATATTGCGGCCCGCCGCGATGACTGGAAGGTTACAAAATACGGCAATCAGCCGTGGCGTCTTTACAACATCACGGAAGATCCGGGTGAAACCAACGATCTGGCGTCGCAGTATCCGGAACGGGTACAGGAAATGGTGAAAATGGCGGAGAAGTGGGGGGATTCACATGCGGAACCGCTCTTTTTCCATGCTGCCGGTCAGCGCGATGCATGGGCAAAGTTCAATATGCCGAATTTTGATCGTGATTTTGTGCCTGCTGTCGGCGCCCCGCTTCTCGTACCTCCGACGCATATTACGGATCTGCCGAATACTGCTGAATCAGCATCGCCTGGCGTTAAACTCAAAAAAGGCGATTCCACTCTGGAGCAGTATATTGCCCGCGAAAAAATCAAATGGGAATCCAATGGCTGGGTATGGAATCAGGACGCTGTGATCGATACGTTCCGGCAAATCGATGTAAACGGAGACGGCGTTATCAGCGGAGCGGAAAAGAAGAGCTTTTGGTCGAAAGAAAAATAA
- a CDS encoding rhamnose/proton symporter RhaT, which translates to MLPIFIIILASIFQGTFGLGMKYVKPLSWEAWWIVHATVAMVFFPLIWALMVVPDLGTVLAQAPANEIFSGAALGFGWGIGGIMFGVSVGYIGMSLTYGIVMGLCSIAGALVPFFLRFDSINKDGIPFILAGLTLLAVAVFIVTLAGLKRDKALAEAGGEIRGIKKGKEFKLGLLIASVSGILSAMLAIGFDNTMEIGKLAEKAGALQRNTALARWVVVLAGAYLMNAGYALFLLFKNKSFSSFKSPGMFKALKWSVIAGLLWFAALGTYGQGVALMGKIGTMICWPVMLGLSLIVSNIAAIITGEWKGMKGPFQIMLGGVMVIIAATVVMTYASTL; encoded by the coding sequence ATGCTACCCATTTTTATAATTATTCTGGCCAGTATTTTCCAGGGTACCTTCGGCCTCGGAATGAAATACGTTAAACCGCTGTCCTGGGAGGCATGGTGGATCGTGCATGCCACAGTTGCCATGGTATTCTTCCCGCTCATCTGGGCATTAATGGTTGTTCCTGATCTGGGAACCGTGCTTGCCCAAGCCCCTGCCAATGAAATTTTCTCCGGCGCGGCTCTGGGATTCGGCTGGGGAATCGGCGGAATCATGTTCGGTGTTTCCGTTGGCTATATTGGGATGTCACTCACCTACGGCATTGTCATGGGACTCTGTTCTATTGCCGGAGCACTGGTTCCGTTTTTTCTCCGTTTTGATTCCATTAACAAAGACGGTATTCCTTTCATTCTCGCGGGCCTTACTTTGCTGGCAGTTGCGGTCTTCATTGTGACCCTCGCCGGTCTGAAACGCGATAAAGCGTTGGCCGAAGCCGGTGGCGAAATACGGGGAATTAAGAAAGGGAAAGAATTCAAACTCGGCCTGCTCATCGCATCTGTCAGTGGAATCCTCTCTGCGATGCTGGCCATCGGTTTTGACAATACCATGGAAATCGGGAAACTGGCTGAAAAAGCCGGTGCACTGCAGCGCAACACCGCTCTGGCCCGCTGGGTGGTTGTACTGGCCGGAGCCTATCTTATGAATGCCGGCTATGCTCTGTTCCTTCTGTTCAAAAACAAATCCTTTTCCTCTTTTAAATCGCCCGGCATGTTTAAAGCCCTTAAATGGTCTGTTATCGCCGGTCTACTCTGGTTTGCCGCTCTCGGAACCTATGGTCAGGGTGTTGCTCTAATGGGAAAAATCGGAACGATGATCTGCTGGCCTGTGATGCTCGGCCTTTCTTTAATCGTCAGCAATATTGCTGCAATTATTACCGGCGAATGGAAAGGCATGAAAGGGCCGTTTCAAATCATGCTCGGCGGCGTCATGGTCATTATTGCAGCTACCGTGGTTATGACCTATGCATCGACTCTTTAA